Proteins from one Brevibacillus humidisoli genomic window:
- a CDS encoding IclR family transcriptional regulator: MALKTLDNALELLKYFSRENPSWGVRELAKEMGISHSIVYRILTTFEKHGFVVQDAETKKYELGMRFLEYGLIMQDKLRISDMMLPVMRRLAEQSGESVFLTWLDGMEAVYVEIAESSQRIKYAVSKGSRTPLYAGASNKTIMAFLPEEVQMRIIEKGLVPRTNRTIVSPNELLANLQEIRRQGWCYSIGEYADDVVGISMPLFDRRGKVTGSLTVAGPLYRMPEEKVMPLLDILKVGCQEIQDYIRTLKLDYAELTQPQ, from the coding sequence GTGGCGCTAAAGACATTAGATAATGCGTTGGAATTATTGAAGTACTTCTCCCGGGAGAATCCCTCATGGGGAGTACGTGAATTAGCTAAGGAGATGGGGATTAGTCATTCCATTGTTTACAGAATTTTGACTACTTTTGAGAAGCATGGCTTTGTGGTTCAAGATGCAGAAACGAAGAAGTACGAATTGGGTATGCGGTTTTTGGAGTATGGTCTGATCATGCAGGACAAGCTGCGAATCTCCGACATGATGCTGCCGGTGATGAGACGGCTCGCTGAACAGTCTGGAGAGTCCGTTTTTTTGACTTGGCTGGATGGGATGGAAGCAGTCTATGTGGAGATTGCCGAGAGTTCCCAGAGAATCAAGTATGCGGTCTCCAAAGGGAGCCGCACACCGCTCTACGCCGGGGCCTCGAACAAGACGATCATGGCGTTTCTCCCTGAAGAAGTGCAGATGCGGATTATTGAGAAAGGATTGGTTCCCCGCACGAACAGGACAATTGTCTCCCCCAATGAACTCTTGGCCAATCTGCAAGAGATTCGTCGGCAGGGTTGGTGCTATTCGATCGGGGAGTACGCGGACGATGTGGTAGGGATATCGATGCCGCTGTTCGACAGAAGGGGCAAGGTAACAGGTTCCTTGACCGTCGCCGGACCTTTGTACCGCATGCCGGAAGAAAAGGTAATGCCGCTGCTGGACATCCTGAAAGTCGGTTGTCAGGAAATTCAGGACTACATTCGCACCTTGAAGCTGGATTACGCTGAACTCACGCAACCACAGTGA
- a CDS encoding ABC transporter substrate-binding protein, producing the protein MRKSVKTFITLMLALSTALVGCSSTPEGSSSPTAEKPAESAAPSTAPDRPFVYLEQQVINSIDPAKHTDESSLHAVINTYDPLVYPKIEEGSMEPGPHIAESWQVSEDGKTYTFKLREGVKFHSGNELKAEDVVFSMQRMLSLKKGFSWLWNGILEKENVKATGDYTVEFTLDKPYAPFISTLTQLFIIDSKTVMANLAEGEFGEFKDYGQKYLETNNAGSGPYLIDKWERGSEMVLKKFPDYWKGWKEGQIEQIQYKIVLEEATLKTMIKSGEADMVNQWMSIESFEQLKKEPGIVVEEDPSVQLYHLPINTQKPPFDDINFRKAVLHAFDYKVATEQILNGAEQAAGPVPSLVPGHNPDVTVYQKDMDKAKEFLAKSKYAGQEVEIDYMYISDNATERKTGLLLQSSLKPLNIKVNLVGVPWAQITEATVQPETTPHIVAIYDTLKYPHVDSHTYGIYHPSSKGSYRSSSWYDNPQTAEVLDKARSSTDPQEQEKYYKEAQKLITDDAVSLYIANPMHYIAYRDYVQGYKFLGILGYDVGFYYFTLKK; encoded by the coding sequence ATGAGAAAGAGCGTAAAGACATTCATCACGTTGATGCTAGCCCTGTCAACCGCTTTGGTGGGCTGCTCATCAACACCAGAGGGGAGCAGCAGTCCGACTGCGGAAAAGCCCGCTGAGTCAGCAGCACCTAGCACAGCTCCAGACAGGCCTTTTGTCTACCTGGAACAACAGGTGATCAACTCGATCGACCCGGCCAAGCATACCGATGAAAGCTCTCTGCACGCTGTGATCAATACTTACGACCCATTAGTCTACCCGAAGATTGAGGAGGGCTCGATGGAGCCTGGTCCGCATATCGCCGAATCCTGGCAGGTGTCGGAGGACGGGAAAACCTACACCTTCAAACTGAGAGAGGGCGTTAAGTTCCACAGCGGCAACGAATTGAAAGCGGAAGACGTAGTCTTCTCGATGCAGCGCATGCTTTCCCTGAAAAAAGGTTTCTCCTGGCTGTGGAATGGCATCCTGGAGAAAGAGAATGTGAAAGCGACCGGGGATTACACGGTGGAGTTCACACTGGACAAGCCGTATGCCCCGTTTATCTCCACACTCACCCAGCTGTTCATTATCGACAGCAAGACCGTGATGGCCAACCTGGCGGAAGGGGAGTTTGGCGAGTTTAAGGACTACGGCCAAAAGTACCTGGAAACCAATAACGCCGGTTCCGGCCCGTACCTGATCGACAAGTGGGAACGTGGTTCGGAGATGGTCCTCAAGAAGTTCCCGGACTATTGGAAGGGTTGGAAAGAAGGGCAAATCGAGCAGATTCAGTACAAGATCGTACTGGAAGAAGCAACCCTGAAGACCATGATCAAGTCGGGTGAGGCCGACATGGTGAACCAGTGGATGTCGATCGAAAGCTTTGAGCAGTTGAAAAAAGAACCAGGCATCGTTGTCGAGGAAGATCCGAGCGTTCAGCTCTACCATCTCCCGATCAATACGCAAAAGCCGCCGTTTGACGATATCAACTTCCGAAAAGCCGTCTTGCACGCCTTTGATTATAAGGTAGCCACCGAACAGATCCTCAACGGAGCCGAGCAAGCAGCAGGACCTGTTCCCTCACTGGTGCCTGGCCACAATCCAGATGTAACAGTCTACCAAAAAGACATGGACAAGGCTAAGGAATTCCTGGCCAAATCCAAGTATGCCGGTCAGGAAGTAGAAATCGACTATATGTACATCTCGGACAACGCCACCGAGCGCAAAACGGGATTACTGCTGCAAAGCAGCTTGAAACCTCTGAACATCAAGGTAAATCTGGTCGGTGTGCCGTGGGCACAGATTACGGAAGCGACAGTGCAGCCGGAGACCACGCCGCACATTGTTGCGATCTATGACACGCTGAAGTATCCGCACGTAGACAGCCATACGTACGGTATCTACCACCCGAGCTCCAAAGGAAGCTACCGCTCCTCTAGCTGGTACGACAACCCGCAGACGGCGGAGGTGCTGGACAAAGCGAGAAGCTCCACCGATCCGCAAGAGCAGGAAAAGTACTACAAGGAAGCGCAGAAACTGATTACCGATGATGCCGTTTCCCTCTATATCGCCAACCCGATGCACTACATCGCATACCGCGACTACGTACAAGGGTACAAATTCCTGGGGATTCTCGGGTATGACGTCGGCTTCTACTACTTCACGCTAAAAAAATAA
- a CDS encoding M24 family metallopeptidase, with protein MFEARRAKLIQLLGENNLDAAVLVPGPNMYYFTGLQLKQSERLNLAILTKSGELIFLVPQVELSKTESIADSNKIFWYTDEQGPSQALAQAKTALGTLSRIGVEYNQMRVMEAKAAEALGAAQTADVCPIIDTLRMQKDAQEVELMKKAVAIVEESLQATLPYIKPGVVELEIAAQLEYEMRKRGSGGTPFGTIVASGYRGALPHGRAADKKIESGDLIVLDFGSTYGGYVADICRTVAVGEIADELKTIYEVVREAQQAAVDVIKPGITAREVDETARRIIRERGYGQYFTHRTGHGIGLSGHEAPYMMQNSQVVLKPGMSFTVEPGIYLPDKGGVRIEDNIVITEDGFLNLMSYTKELITL; from the coding sequence ATGTTTGAAGCACGCAGAGCAAAACTGATCCAACTGCTTGGCGAGAACAACCTGGACGCAGCCGTCCTGGTGCCGGGGCCCAATATGTACTATTTTACCGGGCTGCAGCTCAAGCAGAGTGAGCGCCTCAATCTGGCTATCCTGACCAAGAGCGGGGAGCTGATATTCCTCGTTCCGCAGGTGGAATTGAGCAAGACTGAGTCGATCGCCGACTCAAACAAAATCTTCTGGTATACCGATGAGCAGGGGCCCAGTCAGGCGCTGGCGCAAGCCAAGACCGCACTTGGCACGCTTTCCCGGATCGGTGTCGAGTACAACCAGATGCGGGTAATGGAGGCAAAAGCGGCAGAAGCACTGGGTGCGGCGCAAACGGCTGATGTCTGTCCGATCATCGACACGCTGCGCATGCAAAAAGACGCGCAGGAAGTAGAGCTGATGAAAAAAGCGGTCGCCATCGTCGAGGAAAGCCTGCAGGCGACGCTTCCTTATATCAAGCCTGGCGTGGTGGAACTGGAAATCGCCGCTCAGTTGGAGTACGAGATGCGAAAACGCGGCTCGGGGGGCACGCCGTTTGGCACCATCGTCGCTTCCGGCTACCGCGGGGCACTGCCGCACGGTCGGGCAGCCGATAAAAAGATTGAATCAGGTGATTTGATCGTGCTTGACTTTGGTTCCACCTATGGCGGGTACGTTGCCGATATCTGCCGTACCGTAGCCGTTGGGGAGATCGCAGATGAACTGAAAACGATCTACGAAGTGGTCCGCGAAGCGCAGCAGGCAGCGGTTGACGTGATCAAACCGGGAATTACTGCGCGTGAGGTAGACGAGACGGCCCGCCGGATCATCCGCGAGCGGGGGTACGGTCAGTATTTCACGCATCGCACCGGTCACGGCATCGGACTGAGCGGCCATGAAGCACCGTACATGATGCAAAACAGTCAGGTCGTATTGAAGCCCGGCATGTCGTTTACCGTGGAACCTGGGATCTACCTGCCGGACAAGGGCGGGGTACGGATTGAGGACAATATCGTGATCACCGAAGACGGATTCCTCAACCTGATGT
- a CDS encoding DUF2935 domain-containing protein: MQFCYEDKMPLRILDEGEFWKQQESEHTVVIRELVSNLEKPFVEALEAWEQALARTQAVFVRYIETVVRSGKWVGAEIDHQIMELVQFALTQSEQFISLLNQLGSESEALKQNPTAIVVLNHIRRESEYFIGIALAVLSSKG, encoded by the coding sequence ATGCAGTTTTGTTACGAGGACAAGATGCCGCTGCGAATTCTCGACGAAGGAGAGTTCTGGAAGCAGCAGGAGAGTGAGCACACTGTCGTGATACGGGAGCTGGTTTCCAATCTGGAAAAGCCGTTTGTCGAGGCGCTGGAAGCGTGGGAACAGGCGCTTGCCAGGACACAAGCTGTGTTTGTCAGGTATATTGAAACGGTCGTTCGGTCAGGAAAGTGGGTTGGAGCGGAGATTGACCACCAGATCATGGAACTGGTGCAGTTCGCTCTGACGCAGAGTGAGCAGTTTATCAGTCTGCTCAACCAGTTGGGGAGCGAGAGCGAAGCACTGAAACAAAACCCAACCGCCATCGTCGTACTCAATCACATTCGGCGCGAGTCGGAATACTTCATCGGGATTGCGCTGGCGGTGCTGTCCAGCAAAGGGTAA
- a CDS encoding ABC transporter ATP-binding protein: protein MSALLEVRDLKINFNTYEGTAQVINGVNIEVKKGEVIALVGESGCGKSVTVRSMLGLVPTPPARYVNGDIRFEGKSLLNLSEDAWQQVRGRGISMIFQDPMTSLNPVFTIGQQLMDVYMYQGRKNLWLGSKKELRAKARARAIEILEKMRIPDPEAMLDRYPVELSGGMRQRILIALALIHNPKLLIADEPGTALDVSVQDQILIELKRLVEMEGISMIFITHNLGVARMISDRTYVMYAGEVVEEAKTDLLFSEQYHPYTQGLLSSIPKLSGRMGDGIDGKIPDFTNPPQGCRYYDRCPKRLTECKTVPPHLQPIEDGRKVACHLFNEKG from the coding sequence ATGAGTGCGTTGTTGGAAGTACGCGATTTGAAGATAAACTTTAACACCTACGAAGGAACGGCTCAGGTGATTAACGGCGTCAATATTGAAGTGAAAAAAGGAGAGGTCATCGCGCTGGTCGGAGAATCTGGCTGCGGCAAGTCGGTCACGGTCCGTTCCATGCTGGGATTGGTCCCGACTCCGCCGGCCCGTTACGTAAACGGAGACATCCGGTTTGAGGGCAAGAGCCTGCTTAACCTCTCCGAGGACGCATGGCAGCAGGTGCGCGGCCGGGGGATTTCGATGATTTTCCAGGACCCGATGACCTCGCTCAATCCTGTCTTCACGATTGGTCAGCAGCTGATGGATGTGTACATGTATCAGGGGCGCAAGAACCTTTGGCTCGGCTCCAAGAAAGAACTGCGAGCCAAGGCAAGAGCGAGAGCGATTGAGATTTTGGAAAAAATGCGCATCCCTGACCCGGAAGCGATGCTGGATCGCTATCCAGTAGAGCTGAGCGGCGGCATGCGGCAGCGGATCTTGATCGCCCTGGCACTGATCCACAATCCCAAGCTGCTGATCGCGGACGAACCGGGGACCGCCCTGGATGTCTCGGTGCAGGACCAGATCCTGATCGAGCTGAAGCGCCTGGTGGAGATGGAAGGGATCTCGATGATTTTCATCACTCACAATCTGGGGGTAGCCCGGATGATCAGTGATCGGACGTATGTCATGTATGCAGGAGAGGTAGTGGAGGAGGCCAAAACGGATTTGCTCTTTTCCGAGCAGTACCATCCGTACACCCAGGGACTGTTAAGCTCTATCCCCAAGCTAAGCGGACGGATGGGAGACGGGATCGACGGGAAAATCCCCGACTTTACCAACCCGCCGCAGGGGTGCCGATACTATGACCGCTGCCCGAAGCGACTGACGGAGTGCAAGACAGTTCCGCCGCATCTGCAGCCGATCGAAGACGGACGCAAAGTCGCCTGTCATTTATTCAACGAAAAAGGGTGA
- a CDS encoding ABC transporter permease, translating to MNARIEKENNVVKTPEKTENVRLEEWKRAWSRFRRSTMSMIGLGIVLLVILSAVFAPWVAPYPEDAGEVVCFDRAHQPPSMEHLFGTDEIGRDIFSRALFGARISLSLGFSVMILAILIGVPLGLIAGFWGGKVNSVIMRLTDIFLSIPSLVLALAVAAVMEPNLTNTMIAVSFGWWPWFTRLVQGEVLSLKNEQFVQASLGMGASKWRVAFKEILPNCISPIIVKSTLDMGFVILLGASLGFLGLGAQPPIPEWGTMISEGRLYLPEIWWAATFPGLMIFVTVLGFNLLGDGLRDVFDVQVDQQG from the coding sequence ATGAACGCTCGTATCGAAAAGGAAAACAACGTTGTCAAAACTCCGGAGAAAACCGAAAACGTACGGCTGGAGGAGTGGAAACGGGCGTGGAGTCGATTTCGCCGAAGTACGATGAGCATGATCGGTCTCGGGATCGTCCTGCTCGTCATCCTCTCCGCTGTTTTTGCCCCGTGGGTCGCTCCCTATCCGGAAGATGCGGGGGAAGTGGTTTGCTTCGACCGGGCGCATCAACCGCCGAGTATGGAGCATCTGTTCGGTACGGATGAGATTGGGCGCGATATCTTCAGCCGCGCGCTGTTCGGCGCACGGATCTCGCTGTCGCTTGGTTTTTCCGTGATGATTCTGGCGATTCTGATCGGTGTGCCATTGGGGCTGATCGCCGGTTTCTGGGGAGGAAAAGTAAACAGTGTGATCATGCGTCTCACCGATATCTTTCTGTCGATTCCATCGCTCGTGTTGGCGCTGGCTGTGGCTGCAGTGATGGAACCAAACCTGACCAATACCATGATAGCCGTCTCATTCGGCTGGTGGCCCTGGTTTACCCGCCTGGTTCAGGGGGAGGTTCTCTCACTTAAGAACGAGCAGTTCGTCCAGGCCAGCCTGGGGATGGGCGCAAGCAAATGGCGAGTCGCATTTAAAGAGATTTTGCCCAACTGTATTTCTCCGATCATTGTCAAATCCACCTTGGACATGGGCTTTGTCATCCTGCTGGGCGCCAGCTTGGGCTTCCTCGGCTTGGGTGCCCAACCACCGATACCGGAGTGGGGGACGATGATTTCCGAAGGCCGACTCTATCTGCCGGAAATCTGGTGGGCCGCTACCTTCCCGGGGCTGATGATCTTTGTCACCGTGCTTGGATTTAATCTACTGGGAGACGGACTGCGCGACGTATTTGATGTCCAAGTCGACCAACAGGGGTGA
- a CDS encoding ABC transporter permease, which yields MKAFIIKRVLQIIPVMIGLSILIFTLSRIMPGDPVRLALGPEATQEQITKMREELGLNESLPVQYLHYMGGVLQGDLGISLRTNRNVMEDLVDKFPATLELTTVAMALSILLGVPLGVIAAVRKDKWEDHATRLVALSGVAIPRFWLGIMLQIVFAYWFSMLPTVGRGDIVPTTITGMRLFDSLITFNFPAFWDSLQHIILPAISLSLGTLAQIMRLTRSNMIDQVRKDYILASKAYGLPKRMVVYKYMLKNAFTSTLTIIGMTYGFLLGNAFLVEAVFSWPGMAQYGIQAVIYKDFNAIVGVTMVVGIAFAIGNLIVDILYGYLDPRIKYN from the coding sequence ATGAAGGCATTTATCATCAAACGTGTCCTGCAAATCATACCTGTCATGATTGGACTTTCGATACTCATATTTACTCTCTCGCGGATCATGCCTGGTGATCCGGTCCGCCTTGCTCTGGGGCCGGAAGCGACGCAGGAGCAGATCACCAAGATGAGAGAGGAACTTGGACTAAACGAATCTCTGCCGGTTCAATACCTCCATTACATGGGTGGGGTGCTGCAGGGGGATCTTGGAATCTCGCTTCGCACCAACCGCAATGTCATGGAAGATTTGGTTGACAAGTTTCCCGCCACACTGGAGCTGACCACGGTCGCGATGGCCTTGTCGATCCTGCTCGGCGTGCCCCTCGGCGTAATCGCTGCTGTACGGAAGGACAAGTGGGAAGACCACGCTACCAGGCTGGTCGCACTCTCCGGGGTGGCAATCCCACGCTTCTGGCTAGGGATTATGCTGCAGATCGTGTTTGCGTATTGGTTCTCGATGCTGCCAACGGTGGGCAGGGGCGATATCGTGCCGACGACCATTACGGGAATGCGGCTGTTTGACAGTTTGATTACGTTCAACTTCCCGGCGTTTTGGGATAGCTTGCAGCATATCATCCTGCCGGCGATCTCTCTTTCACTGGGAACACTGGCGCAGATCATGCGTCTGACCCGCTCCAACATGATCGACCAGGTGAGAAAAGACTACATTCTGGCCTCCAAAGCTTACGGACTGCCCAAGCGGATGGTCGTCTACAAGTACATGCTAAAAAATGCGTTCACCTCGACGCTGACGATTATCGGGATGACCTACGGCTTTTTGCTGGGCAACGCCTTTCTGGTGGAGGCGGTCTTCTCCTGGCCGGGTATGGCGCAATACGGAATTCAGGCGGTTATCTACAAAGACTTCAACGCGATTGTTGGGGTGACGATGGTGGTCGGTATTGCCTTTGCCATCGGGAACCTGATTGTCGATATTTTGTACGGCTACCTTGATCCGCGGATCAAATACAACTAA
- a CDS encoding flavodoxin — MAKIVLVYASMTGNTEEIADAVAEGIQETGVSVDIRQVLDVNAAELAEYEAILLGAYTWGDGELPDEFLDFYDDLDQLDLSDKKGAVFGSCDSSYPHYGAAVDILTEKLRERGCDIVREGLKIELAPSNEEKEQCRQFGRQFVSSLQIAK; from the coding sequence ATGGCAAAGATTGTGCTGGTTTATGCCAGTATGACCGGAAACACCGAAGAAATCGCAGACGCCGTTGCGGAGGGAATCCAAGAGACGGGAGTGAGCGTTGACATCAGGCAAGTGCTGGACGTGAACGCTGCCGAGTTGGCTGAATACGAAGCGATCCTGCTGGGGGCGTACACATGGGGAGATGGTGAACTGCCTGATGAATTTCTCGACTTTTACGACGATCTGGACCAGCTTGATTTAAGCGACAAAAAGGGAGCGGTATTCGGCTCATGCGATTCCAGTTATCCGCATTACGGAGCAGCCGTGGATATTTTGACGGAGAAGCTCCGCGAACGCGGCTGCGACATCGTTCGTGAAGGTTTAAAAATTGAGCTGGCTCCGTCTAATGAGGAGAAAGAACAGTGCAGGCAATTTGGCCGCCAGTTCGTTTCCTCCCTACAGATTGCCAAATAA
- a CDS encoding DUF917 domain-containing protein: MNKLNKLTREMIAPLLTGGCILGGGGGGSMAEGKKVAELAFSLGSPTLLPIEDLGDSDTVLTVSAVGAPAAPNQYVEPIDFARTVQTFTQYTGQHPRAMMTNENGGSASANGLLQSAVLGIPVLDAACNGRAHPTGVMGSIRLNELSDYRSVQVAIGGKPGTHSRVELAVAGTIDACSSMVRQAAVQAEGLVVVARNPVSGSYAKANAAVGAISHAIEVGQANLDGATPLDKVENVAKVLGGSVLIEGEVRNLVLNTINGFDLGGLRIVSGSQDMELTFWNEYMTVELGEQRLSTFPDLIMTFSAETGSPVTSAEIREGDRVFVIAAPYQNILLGSGMFVESNYQIVEKVLDKSIIPFIKPLFQ, translated from the coding sequence ATGAACAAACTGAACAAACTGACTAGAGAGATGATCGCTCCACTGCTTACCGGCGGCTGCATTCTCGGCGGTGGCGGTGGCGGTTCCATGGCGGAAGGGAAAAAAGTGGCCGAGCTGGCGTTCTCGCTCGGCTCCCCTACTCTTTTGCCGATCGAAGATTTGGGCGATTCCGATACGGTGTTGACGGTGTCGGCAGTGGGAGCACCGGCGGCCCCTAATCAATACGTAGAGCCGATCGATTTCGCCCGCACTGTGCAGACATTTACCCAGTACACCGGTCAGCATCCACGCGCCATGATGACCAACGAAAACGGTGGTTCAGCCAGCGCCAACGGCTTGCTGCAATCGGCGGTCTTGGGTATACCTGTTCTGGATGCTGCCTGCAACGGACGGGCTCATCCGACCGGCGTGATGGGCTCCATCCGTCTCAACGAACTGTCCGATTACCGCTCCGTACAGGTGGCGATCGGAGGGAAACCAGGCACCCATTCACGTGTCGAACTGGCTGTTGCCGGCACCATTGACGCCTGCTCCTCAATGGTCAGACAAGCAGCTGTACAAGCAGAGGGACTGGTCGTAGTCGCGAGAAATCCGGTGAGCGGCAGCTACGCTAAAGCAAACGCGGCGGTGGGAGCGATCTCCCACGCCATCGAAGTAGGACAGGCTAATCTGGACGGAGCAACCCCGCTGGACAAAGTAGAAAATGTGGCAAAGGTGTTGGGTGGATCCGTTCTGATCGAGGGAGAAGTCCGCAATCTGGTGCTCAACACGATCAACGGATTTGACTTGGGTGGATTGCGTATTGTCTCAGGCAGTCAGGATATGGAGCTCACCTTCTGGAACGAGTATATGACGGTAGAACTGGGAGAGCAGCGCCTTTCCACCTTCCCGGATCTGATCATGACGTTTTCTGCCGAGACAGGAAGCCCTGTTACGTCGGCTGAGATTCGTGAAGGTGACCGGGTATTCGTGATCGCCGCACCGTATCAGAACATCCTGCTGGGAAGCGGCATGTTTGTCGAATCCAACTATCAGATCGTCGAGAAGGTGCTGGACAAATCGATCATTCCGTTTATCAAGCCTTTGTTTCAGTAG
- a CDS encoding ABC transporter ATP-binding protein, producing MADYMLEVNNLKKYFPIYKGLLKKQVGEVKAVDDISLQIPRGKTIAVVGESGSGKTTLAKAIMRFHEPTAGSIIYDGRDITHIGESELKKLRQEMQMVHQDPSSSLNPRKRIKDILEEPLIIHKVGTKVERIKRVKELLEIVELPQDFLYRYPHSLSGGQKQRIGIARALALNPRFICLDEPTSALDVSVQAKIVALLKRLQQEFDLTYLFITHDLSLVRNFADIVAVMYLGSIVEYAEVETLYTKPQNPYTQSLLSSIPVVSEEEQSMLPAKIPLKGEIPSPSNMPSGCRFHTRCPYKKEICMTPPDLFQTEEGSLVRCHLVNESKEAVGV from the coding sequence ATGGCAGACTATATGCTGGAAGTGAACAACTTAAAAAAATACTTTCCTATTTATAAAGGTTTGTTGAAGAAGCAGGTGGGCGAAGTAAAAGCGGTGGACGACATCAGCTTGCAGATCCCCCGCGGCAAGACGATTGCTGTCGTCGGTGAATCCGGCTCCGGTAAGACGACACTGGCCAAGGCGATCATGCGCTTTCATGAGCCGACAGCCGGCAGCATCATCTACGATGGGCGGGATATTACCCATATCGGGGAGTCGGAGCTGAAAAAATTGCGCCAGGAGATGCAGATGGTGCATCAAGACCCGTCTTCTTCGCTCAACCCCCGCAAGCGGATCAAAGACATCCTGGAAGAGCCGCTGATCATCCACAAGGTAGGGACAAAGGTGGAGCGAATCAAGCGGGTAAAAGAGCTGCTGGAGATTGTAGAGCTGCCGCAGGACTTTTTGTACCGTTATCCGCACTCCCTCAGCGGCGGTCAGAAGCAGCGGATCGGCATCGCCCGCGCGTTGGCGCTCAATCCGCGATTCATCTGTCTGGACGAACCCACCTCGGCGTTGGACGTTTCCGTGCAGGCCAAGATTGTCGCGCTATTGAAGCGACTGCAGCAAGAGTTCGATCTGACCTATCTATTTATTACGCACGATTTGAGTCTTGTCCGCAACTTCGCTGACATCGTAGCGGTGATGTACCTGGGGAGCATCGTCGAGTATGCCGAGGTAGAGACCCTCTATACCAAGCCGCAAAACCCGTACACGCAGTCGCTGCTCTCGTCCATTCCAGTGGTCAGTGAGGAAGAGCAGTCGATGCTGCCGGCCAAAATACCGCTCAAAGGGGAAATCCCCAGCCCGAGCAACATGCCCAGCGGCTGTCGCTTCCACACCAGATGTCCGTACAAAAAGGAGATCTGCATGACACCGCCTGACTTGTTCCAAACGGAAGAGGGCTCGCTGGTACGCTGTCATCTGGTCAACGAATCAAAAGAAGCAGTAGGGGTGTGA
- a CDS encoding AroM family protein: MKKLGVATIGQAPRPDAGPILEKHLGGKAELVQVGVLDGMSEAEVNERLAPAKGQYTLTSRLTNGVSVVMAREKIEPILQEKIDGLEKEGCEQILVLCTGVFHNLKTKSAYLIEPDQIITPTVAAMVKGRRFGVIVPLPDQAASLADKWQPHGVEPLYAAASPYEFQRDTLEAAAVSLQQQGAEIILLDCMGYVEEMRQIAGEASGLPVILSNAIMAKIISEML; encoded by the coding sequence ATGAAAAAATTAGGTGTTGCGACCATTGGTCAAGCCCCCCGTCCGGATGCGGGGCCGATCCTTGAGAAGCACCTCGGTGGTAAGGCAGAGCTGGTTCAAGTGGGCGTGCTGGATGGTATGAGTGAAGCAGAGGTAAACGAACGCCTCGCCCCTGCTAAAGGCCAATACACGCTTACCTCCCGGCTGACAAACGGCGTATCTGTCGTGATGGCGCGGGAAAAAATCGAGCCGATCCTGCAGGAAAAGATAGACGGACTGGAAAAAGAGGGCTGCGAGCAGATCCTGGTCCTCTGCACAGGGGTATTCCACAACTTGAAGACAAAGTCGGCTTACCTGATCGAACCCGATCAAATCATTACCCCAACCGTTGCAGCCATGGTCAAAGGACGTCGCTTCGGGGTGATCGTCCCCTTGCCGGATCAAGCGGCTTCGCTAGCGGATAAATGGCAGCCGCATGGAGTAGAGCCGCTGTATGCAGCAGCAAGCCCTTACGAGTTTCAGCGGGATACCCTGGAGGCAGCCGCCGTTTCGCTCCAACAGCAAGGGGCTGAGATCATCCTGCTCGACTGCATGGGATACGTGGAGGAGATGCGCCAGATTGCAGGGGAAGCATCGGGACTGCCTGTCATCTTGTCCAATGCGATCATGGCTAAAATCATATCTGAGATGCTGTAG